One genomic segment of Lewinellaceae bacterium includes these proteins:
- a CDS encoding ankyrin repeat domain-containing protein has product MDYLNKIIGDFEIHAVDGIKTCFEHGVDPNQEFKGKPLIYEMINMYLRSPDFKNCIRAFVDYGLEFDDQVLLAVLLDDDHALEDLLISNPDLLHKQYTLDCAFTPLYKASLLHICAEYNHLACAKVLVSHGLGVNSKAGLDSHGFGGHTPIFHTVNQHNNACLDVLHFLLDQSCDLDLTVRGLIWGKGYDWETFIPAVNPVSYAMMGLLRQFQRSETMIYEVVSILINSRYGINYYPSNVPNKYLMH; this is encoded by the coding sequence ATGGATTATTTAAATAAAATTATTGGTGATTTTGAGATCCATGCAGTTGATGGGATCAAAACCTGCTTCGAACATGGTGTAGATCCCAATCAGGAATTCAAGGGTAAGCCGCTCATTTATGAAATGATCAATATGTATCTCCGTAGTCCGGATTTCAAAAATTGCATCCGGGCTTTCGTCGACTACGGTCTGGAGTTTGATGATCAGGTGTTGCTCGCGGTGTTGCTGGATGATGACCATGCTCTGGAAGACCTGTTAATCAGCAATCCCGATCTGTTGCATAAGCAGTACACTCTGGACTGTGCTTTCACTCCGCTTTACAAAGCCTCGCTGTTGCATATTTGTGCGGAATACAATCACCTTGCCTGTGCCAAAGTACTGGTAAGTCATGGCCTGGGGGTAAACAGTAAAGCGGGCCTGGACAGCCATGGATTCGGCGGGCACACTCCTATTTTCCACACCGTCAATCAACACAATAATGCCTGTCTGGATGTGCTTCATTTCCTGCTTGACCAGTCCTGTGACCTTGATCTCACCGTTCGTGGGCTGATTTGGGGCAAAGGCTATGACTGGGAAACATTTATTCCGGCGGTTAATCCGGTCAGTTATGCAATGATGGGGCTTTTGCGGCAGTTTCAAAGGTCGGAAACAATGATTTATGAGGTAGTGTCCATATTAATAAATTCCCGATACGGCATTAACTATTACCCGTCGAACGTACCGAATAAATATTTGATGCATTAA
- a CDS encoding DUF1801 domain-containing protein yields the protein MAKENKTKETEKSVHEFIDSFVDSEQKKKDSYQLMKSMQEWSGFEPKMWGPSIIGFGSYHYKYASGREGDILIIGFSPRKAAISLYVASPGEERNELLGKLGKYTMGKGCIYVKKLSDIDMDILEKICRITLDEKKKES from the coding sequence ATGGCAAAGGAAAATAAAACCAAAGAAACAGAAAAAAGCGTACATGAATTTATTGACTCTTTTGTTGACTCGGAACAAAAGAAAAAGGACAGTTATCAGCTCATGAAGTCCATGCAGGAATGGTCCGGTTTTGAGCCTAAAATGTGGGGCCCGTCCATCATTGGTTTTGGCAGTTATCATTATAAATACGCGAGTGGCCGGGAAGGTGACATACTGATCATTGGATTTTCACCTAGAAAAGCTGCCATCTCCCTTTATGTTGCTTCCCCGGGCGAAGAACGGAATGAACTATTAGGTAAACTGGGGAAATACACGATGGGGAAAGGCTGCATTTATGTGAAAAAATTATCCGATATCGACATGGATATTCTGGAAAAAATATGCCGGATTACACTGGACGAAAAGAAAAAGGAATCATAG
- a CDS encoding FdhF/YdeP family oxidoreductase, giving the protein MESNESAKEPEENIHREPSAEPPYKLLDLKVTNPKVWAAGVPAVMVSLKKLAEEKTVLRGGKALFKMNQFDGFDCPSCAWPDPDDDRSPVAEYCENGAKALAEEATSKRLTAEFFKNNSVYDLARLTDYEIGQLGRVAEPMYLPQNGSHYQPISWDKAFEMIAMHLNKLESPDEAAFYTSGRTSNEASFVYQLFVREFGTNNFPDCSNMCHETSGFALLPTIGIGKGTVKLHDFYDTDIIVIIGQNPGTNSPRMLSALEKGKKNGAKIIAINPLPEAGLMGFRNPQELKGILGSPVQLADLYLPVQINGDIALIKAIEKLLLGFEKESPGAVFDQNFISTRTVNYDAFLKHLETYDLEELAQAAGVSLEQLKAAARMIATKKRIIICWGMGLTQQHNGVDILKEIINLLLLKGSIGKPGSGPCPVRGHSNVQGNRTMLINNHPSPQQLDRLQKTFGFNPPRKQGYDVVETIKAIHAGRVKVFFSMGGNFLSATPDTTYTAIAMRKLELTVTVSTKLNRGHLIHGKESLILPTLSRSEKDIFNGELQYVSTENSMGVVEWSKGVLKPISDDLMNETHIVCRMAKATLGHRSVVDWDRYMKSYDRVRDDIEKCIPGFDDYNNRVKQKGGFYLPNPARDGQFNTEKFGDRAPFTITSIPDNTLADDEYLMATTRTHDQFNTTIYGLDDRYRGIHNERRVILMNKNDIKKAGFIPGDKVDLYNYDDGIERIAPLFLIVEYPIPERNTVTYFPETNVLVSINNVVKESNMPASKYVKIKIKKHNPDQDKIIDEVLYRNQIIHSK; this is encoded by the coding sequence ATGGAATCAAACGAGTCCGCTAAAGAGCCAGAAGAAAATATCCACCGTGAGCCATCCGCCGAGCCACCTTATAAACTATTGGACCTTAAGGTCACCAATCCCAAGGTATGGGCAGCCGGAGTACCGGCAGTTATGGTATCGCTGAAAAAACTTGCCGAAGAAAAAACGGTTTTAAGAGGCGGCAAGGCATTGTTCAAGATGAATCAATTCGATGGTTTTGATTGTCCAAGCTGTGCCTGGCCCGATCCTGACGACGACCGATCTCCGGTAGCAGAATATTGTGAAAATGGGGCAAAAGCCCTGGCCGAGGAAGCCACGAGCAAACGGCTCACCGCCGAATTCTTCAAGAATAATTCTGTGTATGACCTTGCCCGGTTAACCGATTATGAGATCGGACAACTGGGCAGAGTGGCAGAACCCATGTATCTACCCCAAAATGGCAGCCACTATCAGCCCATAAGCTGGGACAAGGCATTTGAAATGATAGCCATGCATCTCAACAAACTGGAATCACCGGACGAAGCCGCATTTTACACGTCGGGCAGGACCAGTAATGAAGCTTCATTTGTTTATCAGCTCTTTGTGCGGGAATTTGGCACCAATAATTTCCCGGACTGTTCCAATATGTGCCATGAAACCTCTGGCTTCGCCTTACTCCCTACCATCGGTATAGGAAAAGGAACGGTGAAGCTGCATGACTTCTACGATACGGACATCATTGTTATTATCGGACAAAATCCGGGCACAAATTCGCCCAGAATGCTGAGTGCCCTGGAGAAAGGCAAAAAGAACGGCGCTAAAATCATTGCCATTAACCCGCTGCCGGAAGCTGGTTTGATGGGCTTTCGCAATCCACAGGAATTAAAAGGCATTTTGGGCAGTCCCGTTCAATTGGCTGATCTTTATTTACCAGTACAAATAAACGGGGATATTGCCCTGATCAAGGCCATTGAAAAGCTGTTATTGGGATTCGAAAAAGAATCTCCCGGAGCAGTTTTCGATCAAAATTTTATTTCAACCAGGACTGTAAATTATGACGCATTCCTGAAACACCTGGAAACCTACGATCTGGAAGAGCTTGCACAAGCTGCAGGCGTTTCCCTGGAGCAATTGAAAGCTGCAGCACGGATGATCGCTACCAAAAAACGTATCATTATCTGCTGGGGTATGGGACTTACTCAACAGCATAACGGCGTTGATATACTCAAAGAGATCATTAACCTGTTACTGCTGAAAGGTAGCATTGGAAAACCAGGTTCAGGTCCTTGTCCCGTGCGTGGACACAGCAACGTGCAGGGTAATCGAACCATGCTGATCAATAACCATCCCTCCCCGCAACAACTCGACCGGCTGCAAAAAACATTTGGATTCAATCCACCCAGGAAACAGGGTTATGATGTGGTCGAAACCATCAAAGCCATCCATGCTGGACGGGTAAAAGTATTTTTCAGCATGGGTGGAAATTTCCTTTCAGCAACACCGGATACGACGTACACAGCCATCGCGATGAGAAAGCTGGAACTGACCGTGACCGTATCCACTAAACTCAACCGTGGGCACCTTATTCATGGCAAAGAGTCCCTGATCCTGCCCACCCTGTCCAGAAGCGAGAAGGATATTTTTAATGGTGAGCTTCAGTATGTCAGCACAGAAAATTCAATGGGGGTGGTGGAATGGTCGAAAGGGGTTTTAAAACCCATCTCCGATGACCTGATGAATGAAACGCATATTGTTTGCCGGATGGCAAAGGCAACACTTGGTCATCGTTCTGTCGTTGACTGGGACAGGTATATGAAGAGTTACGATCGGGTACGGGATGATATTGAAAAATGCATTCCAGGATTTGATGATTATAATAATCGTGTCAAACAAAAAGGCGGATTTTACCTGCCGAATCCTGCCCGGGATGGTCAGTTTAATACTGAAAAATTCGGGGACCGCGCACCATTCACGATTACTTCCATCCCAGACAATACCCTCGCCGATGATGAATACCTCATGGCAACCACCAGAACTCATGATCAATTCAACACTACAATTTATGGACTTGATGACCGGTACCGGGGCATTCACAATGAACGGCGGGTCATCCTGATGAACAAGAATGACATTAAAAAGGCTGGATTTATACCCGGTGACAAAGTGGATCTTTATAACTACGATGACGGCATCGAAAGAATAGCACCTTTATTCCTGATTGTTGAATATCCTATCCCTGAACGAAATACCGTTACCTATTTCCCTGAGACAAATGTCCTGGTTTCAATAAACAATGTGGTTAAGGAAAGCAATATGCCGGCATCAAAATACGTGAAAATAAAAATCAAAAAGCATAACCCTGATCAGGATAAAATAATTGATGAGGTACTATACCGGAATCAAATAATTCATTCTAAATAA
- a CDS encoding cupin domain-containing protein, with the protein MIGYWFLETLVKIRVSGNDSADHISLLEHRAYHGDSPPLHIHHNEDEIFVVLEGEFRFRIGTQEHRIKEKETIFVPKGTPHSYRVESSQGGRWLTITTGHDFEEFVKAISIPAGADTLPERHGPPSEADKAGLASKAAEYQIEIVGPPLH; encoded by the coding sequence ATGATTGGATATTGGTTCCTTGAGACGCTTGTAAAAATCCGCGTTTCGGGAAATGATAGTGCTGACCACATTTCATTGCTGGAGCATCGCGCCTACCATGGTGATTCTCCTCCCTTGCATATTCATCACAACGAGGATGAAATATTTGTGGTACTGGAAGGTGAGTTCCGTTTTAGAATTGGTACCCAGGAACACCGCATCAAGGAAAAAGAAACCATTTTCGTTCCTAAGGGTACACCACACTCTTACCGCGTTGAATCCAGTCAGGGAGGGCGATGGTTAACCATTACGACCGGGCATGATTTTGAGGAATTTGTCAAAGCAATTTCCATCCCAGCCGGGGCGGATACCCTCCCCGAGCGCCATGGTCCACCATCCGAAGCAGATAAAGCAGGATTAGCGTCAAAAGCGGCTGAATACCAAATTGAAATTGTGGGTCCTCCCTTGCATTAA
- a CDS encoding dihydrofolate reductase family protein, whose translation MKNIISFMHISLDGFVAGPHGELNWVQLDQQLFDHVGQRIGKTGAALYGRVTYQMMENYWPEAGKRPSATKHDIEHSKWYNNVHKVVLSRTIRAENLSNTTIISNNLTDSINEIKNTSYEGSDDILLFGSPTATHALQQHGLIDGYWLFVNPVVLGQGIPLFTDIKEKVKLNLLNTQQFASGVTELNYMLDR comes from the coding sequence ATGAAAAACATTATTTCATTTATGCACATCTCCCTCGACGGGTTTGTAGCCGGGCCACATGGCGAACTCAACTGGGTTCAACTTGATCAACAACTTTTTGACCACGTTGGTCAGAGGATAGGCAAAACCGGCGCTGCACTGTACGGACGGGTAACGTATCAGATGATGGAAAATTACTGGCCTGAAGCAGGCAAAAGGCCGTCGGCAACCAAACATGATATCGAGCATTCCAAGTGGTACAACAACGTTCATAAAGTGGTATTATCCAGAACCATCCGTGCAGAGAATTTGTCAAATACCACGATTATAAGTAATAATCTTACAGACAGCATCAACGAAATAAAAAATACCAGTTATGAAGGGAGCGACGACATTTTGCTCTTCGGAAGTCCGACTGCCACCCATGCCCTGCAACAACACGGCTTAATTGATGGTTACTGGCTATTCGTCAATCCGGTTGTTCTCGGGCAAGGCATCCCTTTGTTTACGGACATCAAAGAGAAGGTCAAACTCAACCTTTTAAATACACAACAATTCGCTTCCGGGGTCACTGAACTGAATTATATGTTAGACAGGTAA
- a CDS encoding nuclear transport factor 2 family protein produces the protein MAQSVTEVSTQFLQSFADAFNAHDLDAIMSHMTEDCIFEASAGPDADGEKFVGQLAVRKAFEDVFNTFPDAQWANPRHIISGDRGLTEWTFSGTKRDGTKVEVTGCDLFTFKHGKIAIKNSYRKNRTIIK, from the coding sequence ATGGCACAATCTGTCACTGAAGTCAGCACCCAATTTCTACAATCCTTTGCCGATGCCTTTAATGCGCATGACCTGGACGCAATTATGTCCCACATGACTGAAGACTGTATTTTTGAGGCATCCGCAGGCCCGGATGCAGACGGAGAGAAATTCGTCGGACAACTGGCTGTGAGAAAAGCATTTGAAGATGTCTTTAACACATTCCCGGATGCTCAATGGGCCAACCCAAGGCATATTATTTCCGGGGACCGGGGTCTGACAGAATGGACATTCTCGGGAACAAAAAGAGATGGGACCAAAGTTGAAGTCACCGGCTGTGATTTGTTTACATTTAAACATGGTAAAATAGCCATCAAGAATTCCTACCGAAAGAACAGAACAATAATAAAGTGA
- a CDS encoding aspartate aminotransferase family protein has protein sequence MDNSTKLHERRKSVVPRGVGVFNPATAVSAKNAIVVDADGRELIDFAGGIGVQNAGHCPEPVVAAICEQAQKLIHTCFNVATYDVYMELAEELISLFPHGEHTKVMLTTTGAESVENAVKIARQHTGRSAIVAFTDGFHGRSMMAMTLTSKVSYKLGCGPFAPEVYHLPYPNYNRYNDGLDMDQFVERETRRLRESLINRIAPNNVAAVIIELVQGEGGFVVAPVEYVRELRKICDEFGIVLIIDEVQSGFGRTGKWGAYQHYNITPDISVWAKSMGAGMPIGCVMGRADIMDSALPGTIGGTYLGNPVCAAAALANIRFMQSIDINARARHVGEIVRTRFEDMNSRIPAIGDIRGLGAMLAFSLVKNKNPQEPDADLTRRLVLACLDRGLILISAGVYGNVIRILSPLTISDDHLKRGLDILDEELVRLSA, from the coding sequence ATGGATAATAGTACGAAACTACATGAAAGAAGGAAATCGGTGGTACCGCGAGGGGTTGGAGTATTTAACCCGGCTACGGCAGTTTCTGCCAAAAATGCCATCGTAGTCGATGCCGATGGCAGGGAGCTTATTGACTTTGCCGGAGGTATCGGTGTGCAGAATGCCGGCCATTGTCCTGAACCGGTGGTTGCAGCGATCTGTGAACAGGCCCAGAAACTCATCCATACCTGTTTCAATGTAGCAACCTATGATGTGTACATGGAGTTGGCAGAGGAACTCATATCCTTATTTCCGCACGGGGAACATACCAAAGTCATGTTGACCACCACCGGAGCAGAATCCGTGGAAAATGCAGTTAAAATAGCCCGTCAGCACACAGGCAGGAGCGCCATTGTAGCATTTACTGACGGCTTTCACGGACGCAGCATGATGGCCATGACGCTGACTTCCAAGGTTTCCTATAAGCTGGGCTGCGGTCCCTTTGCACCTGAGGTATATCATCTGCCATATCCCAACTATAACCGGTATAATGATGGTCTGGATATGGATCAATTTGTGGAGCGGGAAACACGCCGTTTGCGGGAAAGCCTGATCAACCGGATAGCCCCGAATAATGTAGCCGCGGTGATCATTGAATTGGTCCAGGGGGAAGGAGGATTTGTGGTAGCTCCGGTTGAGTATGTGCGGGAATTACGGAAAATATGTGACGAATTTGGCATCGTACTGATCATTGACGAAGTTCAATCGGGTTTTGGGCGCACCGGTAAATGGGGTGCATACCAGCACTACAACATAACTCCTGACATCTCCGTCTGGGCCAAATCGATGGGAGCCGGCATGCCGATAGGTTGTGTGATGGGTCGCGCAGACATTATGGACAGCGCGCTGCCCGGCACGATCGGGGGTACCTATCTGGGCAACCCGGTCTGTGCCGCCGCTGCCCTCGCCAATATCCGGTTTATGCAATCAATCGACATCAATGCCAGGGCCAGGCATGTTGGTGAAATTGTTCGCACCAGGTTTGAAGACATGAATTCCAGAATTCCGGCCATTGGAGATATCCGCGGATTGGGCGCGATGCTGGCATTTTCTCTCGTCAAAAACAAAAATCCGCAGGAGCCCGATGCAGACCTGACCCGTAGGTTGGTGCTGGCATGTCTGGACCGGGGCCTGATCCTTATCAGTGCCGGTGTTTATGGAAATGTCATCCGAATACTGAGTCCACTCACCATTTCCGATGATCACCTTAAGCGTGGGTTGGATATCCTGGACGAGGAGCTGGTGCGTTTGTCGGCTTGA
- a CDS encoding sodium:solute symporter family protein, translating to MEIHWIDLTIFIIYLISMLGIGFFFYSKNESKEDYYVGKREMSAGHIGLSVVATDVGGGFSIGLGGLGFILGISGSWMLFTGIIGAWLSAVFLIPKVYHHGKNHNFLSFPQLLEHYYDKRPAFIAGIISFIGYVGFTSSQVLAGAKLASATFQTITVTEAVLIIGIIAIVYTVAGGLKAVVYTDTVQWIILMSGLILIGIPFGYFHLGGWEGIAKYLPPRFFSLTNISFVQVINWMVTIVPIWFIGMTLYQRIYACKDEKTAKKAWLIAGLFEWPVMAFLGTLLGLFGRVALEQGLLAGMGYSSVGDIDSEIALPVFLRHILPIGLMGLVMSAYFSAIMSTADSCLMAASGNLMTDIIRPFHSKLGDSIRASQLFTLIIGVIAIVIALQMQQVLEIMLYSYAFMVSGIFVPVLMLLINKKHSSLAAILSMISGGATTIILIIAKIDLPFGLDPIVFGITASILVFLITSYFDTQEKVMA from the coding sequence ATGGAAATTCATTGGATTGACCTTACGATCTTCATCATTTATTTGATTTCAATGCTCGGAATAGGGTTCTTCTTTTACAGTAAAAATGAATCAAAAGAGGACTACTATGTGGGAAAACGCGAAATGTCTGCGGGTCATATCGGATTGTCGGTAGTAGCCACCGATGTGGGGGGTGGATTCTCGATTGGATTGGGAGGACTGGGTTTTATACTGGGAATTTCCGGAAGCTGGATGCTATTTACCGGCATCATCGGTGCATGGCTGAGTGCAGTATTTCTGATCCCAAAAGTCTACCATCATGGTAAAAATCATAATTTCCTCAGCTTCCCGCAGCTGCTTGAACACTATTATGACAAAAGACCGGCATTCATCGCCGGGATAATCTCATTTATCGGGTATGTAGGCTTTACCAGTTCTCAGGTGCTCGCCGGAGCAAAACTGGCATCTGCTACGTTTCAGACCATCACGGTGACAGAAGCCGTGTTGATTATTGGCATTATAGCGATTGTGTATACGGTGGCGGGCGGGCTGAAAGCAGTGGTCTACACGGATACGGTCCAGTGGATCATCCTGATGTCCGGATTAATCCTGATTGGCATTCCATTCGGTTACTTCCATCTGGGTGGTTGGGAAGGGATTGCAAAATACCTGCCTCCACGTTTTTTCAGCCTGACCAACATCTCGTTCGTGCAAGTAATCAATTGGATGGTCACCATCGTTCCCATCTGGTTTATCGGCATGACCCTCTACCAGCGGATCTATGCCTGCAAGGATGAGAAGACTGCCAAGAAGGCATGGCTCATTGCTGGCTTGTTTGAGTGGCCGGTGATGGCTTTCCTGGGCACTTTGCTGGGATTGTTTGGTCGCGTAGCCTTGGAGCAGGGACTTCTGGCCGGGATGGGTTATAGTTCGGTCGGGGACATTGACAGTGAGATTGCCTTGCCGGTATTTCTGAGACATATCCTGCCGATCGGGTTGATGGGCCTGGTCATGTCGGCGTACTTTTCTGCGATCATGTCAACGGCGGACAGTTGTTTGATGGCCGCTTCCGGTAATCTCATGACGGATATCATCCGGCCTTTTCACAGCAAATTGGGCGACAGCATCAGGGCATCTCAATTGTTTACGTTAATTATTGGAGTCATCGCCATCGTCATAGCCCTGCAGATGCAGCAGGTGCTGGAAATCATGCTTTATTCATATGCGTTCATGGTCTCCGGAATATTTGTGCCGGTATTAATGCTATTAATCAATAAAAAACACTCATCCCTGGCAGCCATATTATCGATGATCAGCGGTGGCGCCACCACCATCATTCTGATTATAGCTAAGATAGATCTGCCATTTGGTTTGGATCCAATAGTTTTTGGTATCACCGCATCCATTCTTGTTTTCCTGATCACGTCTTATTTTGATACTCAGGAAAAAGTGATGGCATGA
- a CDS encoding aminotransferase class III-fold pyridoxal phosphate-dependent enzyme, with the protein MSSHCIQPLLNKKYLKAVSASGVFIYDENGKGYLDGSSGPVASSLGHTHPGMAEHIIRQLGKIQFVYRTQFGTEEAEQLAWKLAEISPGKQYDHTFFVNSGSEATETALKIAIQYWRERGRNSKIQFISRQKSYHGITMGSLAVSGHQIRRQQFEKVLWHSPEKLTRDLETDSLEKHLVEVEAIIRKTGADHIAGLILEPIIGAAGTVLVPPDGYYQAMKQICREHEILFMADEVMTGLGRTGKYFGLDHWDTYADIVTIGKSLGAGYAPIAATMMTDAILDPIRKGSGLIMSGHTYSAHPLSCATALQVLNIIEQDNLVENVNRMGGILKMGLHAIKDKFGLVQTVRGKGLLLGMELDPAVPGLQGKIIERCFENGLLVYPSMGGKDGNAENGLLIAPPYIISESETEQLLDLLDTSISQVAQSL; encoded by the coding sequence ATGAGTAGCCACTGCATTCAGCCTCTGCTGAATAAAAAATACCTGAAGGCAGTATCGGCTTCAGGTGTTTTCATTTATGATGAAAATGGTAAGGGTTATCTGGACGGATCTTCGGGGCCTGTGGCCTCATCCCTTGGGCATACTCACCCGGGGATGGCAGAGCATATCATCAGGCAACTCGGTAAAATTCAATTCGTCTACAGGACCCAGTTTGGGACAGAAGAAGCCGAGCAGCTGGCCTGGAAACTCGCCGAAATTTCTCCTGGCAAGCAATACGATCATACCTTTTTTGTAAACAGCGGCTCGGAGGCAACCGAAACAGCGCTGAAAATAGCAATCCAATACTGGCGCGAAAGAGGTAGAAACTCGAAGATCCAGTTCATCTCCAGGCAAAAGAGCTATCATGGGATTACCATGGGATCCCTTGCGGTATCCGGACATCAGATCAGGCGTCAGCAGTTTGAAAAAGTGCTGTGGCACAGCCCGGAGAAGTTAACCAGGGATCTGGAAACAGACTCTCTTGAGAAGCATCTGGTCGAAGTGGAAGCTATCATTCGTAAGACAGGCGCCGATCATATTGCCGGCCTGATCCTGGAGCCTATTATTGGAGCGGCAGGTACTGTTCTGGTCCCACCGGATGGCTATTACCAGGCTATGAAACAAATCTGCCGGGAACATGAAATACTTTTCATGGCGGATGAAGTGATGACCGGTCTGGGCAGGACGGGTAAGTACTTTGGACTCGACCATTGGGACACCTATGCAGATATCGTAACCATCGGTAAAAGCCTGGGGGCCGGTTATGCTCCGATAGCGGCGACCATGATGACGGATGCGATCCTGGATCCTATCCGTAAAGGAAGTGGCCTGATCATGAGTGGACATACCTACAGTGCCCATCCTCTTTCCTGTGCCACCGCGTTACAGGTGCTTAACATCATCGAACAGGATAATTTAGTGGAAAATGTAAATCGGATGGGCGGAATTCTTAAGATGGGACTTCATGCGATTAAAGACAAATTTGGTCTGGTTCAGACAGTGAGAGGGAAAGGCCTCCTGCTGGGGATGGAGTTGGATCCTGCCGTTCCGGGTCTGCAGGGAAAAATCATAGAACGTTGTTTTGAAAACGGATTGCTGGTGTATCCTTCTATGGGTGGTAAAGACGGCAATGCAGAAAACGGGTTGCTGATAGCTCCGCCTTATATCATATCTGAATCAGAAACAGAACAATTGCTGGATCTGTTGGACACATCAATCAGCCAGGTGGCTCAATCACTCTGA
- a CDS encoding CoA transferase subunit A, whose protein sequence is MDTFNKVADYQDVQPLFFDGMTLLFGGFGGVGTPPTLVDCLIESGVKDVHLIGNDAGFPWIGIGKFVCLKRAVSLIASHIGSNPVAGQLMHDGALNVEFSPQGILNERIRSGGVGLNGFLTEIGKGTVLAENKPIVNIDGKEYLYESPLTGDVGIIYARKADTFGNLVFDKTARNNNPLIAMAAKITIAEVEEIVEMGALDPEEIIVPGAYVKYVVPTKGINWKWIWEIQGK, encoded by the coding sequence ATGGACACTTTTAACAAAGTAGCGGATTACCAGGATGTCCAACCATTATTTTTTGACGGGATGACCCTGCTGTTTGGTGGTTTCGGAGGTGTGGGCACCCCACCTACGCTGGTGGATTGTCTGATTGAATCAGGTGTAAAAGATGTTCATTTAATTGGTAATGACGCCGGATTTCCCTGGATCGGTATCGGTAAATTTGTTTGCCTTAAGCGGGCTGTATCCCTGATCGCTTCCCATATTGGATCGAATCCCGTGGCCGGTCAGCTCATGCACGATGGAGCATTAAATGTGGAATTTTCGCCTCAGGGAATATTGAATGAAAGGATCCGCTCCGGAGGAGTTGGCCTCAATGGGTTTCTGACAGAGATCGGAAAGGGGACGGTCCTGGCGGAAAACAAGCCCATTGTAAACATCGATGGCAAGGAATATCTGTATGAATCTCCACTCACCGGAGATGTAGGAATTATCTACGCCAGGAAAGCCGATACATTCGGAAATCTGGTATTTGACAAAACAGCTCGCAATAACAACCCTCTGATTGCCATGGCTGCCAAAATCACCATCGCAGAAGTGGAGGAAATTGTCGAGATGGGAGCGCTCGACCCGGAAGAAATCATTGTTCCCGGGGCATATGTGAAATATGTCGTTCCTACCAAAGGCATCAACTGGAAATGGATATGGGAGATTCAAGGCAAATAA
- a CDS encoding 3-oxoacid CoA-transferase subunit B — protein sequence MDMGDSRQIIAKRAAQEIVTGMTVNLGIGIPSLIPDYIDPSTKVFFHAENGLLGLGPTPAENPDWALSNAAGYPVSIVNGGSYFDSALSFGMIRSGRIDLAVLGSLQVSRDGDLANWIVPGKRVPGVGGAMELAFGAKRLIALMQHCEKNGKPKIVTTCTLPLTATGCVKRVITEMAVFDIDKSGLTLIEVMPGFTVSDIRNHTEADFNIAEKIKETND from the coding sequence ATGGATATGGGAGATTCAAGGCAAATAATTGCAAAAAGAGCGGCTCAGGAAATTGTAACCGGTATGACCGTCAATCTGGGAATTGGTATCCCATCCCTGATTCCCGACTACATTGATCCGTCCACCAAAGTGTTTTTTCATGCTGAAAACGGCCTGCTCGGATTGGGTCCGACCCCGGCTGAAAATCCGGACTGGGCTCTAAGCAATGCGGCCGGGTATCCCGTCAGTATCGTGAATGGAGGAAGTTATTTTGATAGTGCCTTATCCTTTGGCATGATCAGAAGCGGACGAATCGACCTGGCTGTACTCGGCTCTCTCCAGGTCAGCCGTGATGGTGACCTGGCCAATTGGATCGTGCCGGGTAAACGCGTGCCTGGTGTGGGAGGGGCAATGGAACTGGCCTTTGGCGCGAAAAGGTTGATCGCGCTCATGCAGCACTGCGAAAAGAACGGTAAACCCAAAATTGTAACAACGTGTACGCTTCCCTTGACGGCAACCGGCTGTGTCAAACGCGTGATCACCGAAATGGCGGTTTTTGACATCGATAAAAGCGGCCTCACACTGATCGAGGTCATGCCAGGATTTACAGTTTCCGACATTCGCAATCATACAGAAGCTGATTTTAACATTGCAGAAAAAATAAAAGAGACAAATGACTGA